In Uranotaenia lowii strain MFRU-FL chromosome 2, ASM2978415v1, whole genome shotgun sequence, one genomic interval encodes:
- the LOC129749137 gene encoding pickpocket protein 28-like, with product METEPETTANIKWHGKWTYFSVPPNMQQRSKEIIQEFFQVTPIHCVRYFANNNSKYIEKIWWLTVFLTSTYLCTSYIVEVIGKWKLNPIIVTFDQQPASIYTIPFPAVTVCPETKVKSSQFKFTEAFELVRSGQLNESTDAEKVKNVLALLQLCDHNLYDRNEEPYDNEILKRLRKMSIPSFEVFNTCHWKGYQTECLKMFRNSLTERGFCYTFNSLANNDIMKTRELHSTSSFNSETRHSDWSLDSGYRVGVGSNAFPLRVSIGGYHGSLGMSLVVNKSDIDYLCGDSFQGYKVMLHMPNELPQMSHQFFRVPLDTELTVAITPQVMLTGKRAETYSPQKRHCYYSNERKLRYFQIYTEKNCEAECLANYTLDMCECVRFSMPRSQNTPICTLHDSPCYQKAVYQMLKYETIDGEQEKEHLGTCNCMPACNDIVYQTQISQAPWNWQNGTVFSYMEKQFEKDEVHQSKVIIYFKETQFIPLRRTEIIGVSEMIASCGGLMGLFLGVSIVSLVELVYYITLKPVLIWMGHSSLITDNVI from the exons ATGGAAACGGAACCAGAAACTACTGCCAATATCAAATGGCATGGCAAGTGGACCTACTTTTCCGTGCCTCCAAACATGCAACAACGATCCAAGGAAATTATACAAGAATTTTTCCAAGTTACACCGATTCATTGTGTGCGATACTTTGcgaacaacaacagcaaataTATTGagaa GATTTGGTGGCTGACCGTATTTTTGACATCCACTTACTTATGTACCAGTTACATAGTTGAGGTAATCGGAAAGTGGAAACTGAATCCGATCATCGTGACGTTTGACCAGCAGCCGGCGTCCATTTATACGATTCCGTTTCCGGCTGTCACCGTTTGTCCGGAAACGAAGGTTAAATCTTCGCAGTTCAAATTTACCGAAGCCTTTGAGTTAGTGAGAAGTGGCCAGTTGAATGAATCTACCGATGCTGAGAA AGTGAAAAACGTGCTAGCACTTCTACAGCTATGTGATCATAACCTGTACGATCGAAACGAGGAACCGTACGATAATGAAATCCTTAAAAGGCTGCGAAAGATGTCGATTCCATCGTTCGAGGTGTTCAACACCTGCCACTGGAAAGGTTATCAGACGGAGTGTTTGAAAATGTTCCGTAATTCGCTGACCGAAAGAGGGTTTTGCTATACTTTCAACAGTCTGGCCAACAACGATATTATGAAGACCCGGGAGCTTCATTCGACTTCCTCGTTCAATTCAGAAACGCGTCACTCTGACTGGTCTCTGGATAGTGGTTATCGGGTGGGTGTCGGAAGTAACGCTTTTCCCCTGCGGGTTTCCATTGGAGGATATCATGGAAGCCTAGGGATGTCACTAGTTGTCAACAAGAGCGACATTGATTATCTTTGTGGG GACTCCTTCCAGGGCTACAAAGTGATGCTGCATATGCCGAACGAACTCCCCCAAATGAGTCACCAGTTCTTTCGGGTTCCACTGGACACAGAACTGACGGTCGCCATTACCCCGCAAGTCATGTTGACGGGAAAGCGAGCAGAGACCTACAGTCCCCAGAAACGTCACTGCTATTATTCCAATGAGCGTAAGCTGCGCTACTTCCAGATATACACCGAGAAAAATTGCGAAGCCGAATGTTTAGCCAACTACACCCTAGATATGTGTGAATGCGTCCGATTCTCTATGCCCCGATCTCAGAACACGCCTATTTGCACACTCCATGATAGTCCCTGTTATCAGAAGGCGGTCTACCAGATGCTCAAGTACGAAACCATAGACGGTGAGCAAGAGAAAGAGCATCTTGGAACCTGCAATTGCATGCCGGCCTGTAACGATATCGTTTACCAGACCCAGATTTCTCAAGCACCCTGGAACTGGCAGAACGGAACCGTCTTCAGCTACATGGAAAAACAATTCGAAAAGGATGA GGTACATCAATCGAAGGTGATCATTTACTTCAAGGAGACCCAGTTTATTCCACTGAGGAGAACCGAAATCATCGGTGTATCGGAAATGATTGCCAGCTGCGGTGGACTAATGGGACTGTTTTTGGGCGTCAGCATCGTCAGTTTAGTGGAATTGGTTTACTACATTACGCTGAAGCCGGTCCTCATTTGGATGGGGCATAGTTCGTTGATTACTGATAAcgttatttaa